One part of the Marinobacter sp. M3C genome encodes these proteins:
- a CDS encoding XRE family transcriptional regulator: MSTAYINTDMLIWARKRSGVGVPEFARKCAVTEERLQEWESGQRAITFAQAMRYADKAHVPFGYLFLAEPPQEELLIPDLRTLGGQGVQRPSAELLDLVKLMLQRQEWYRDYLQQQFAEPNPMVGRFSASDSVDTIVQDMRALLDVPEHPTRGKWDDYYRELVGRIESIGIMVIRQSNLRHHTRPLNVDEFRGFAIVDEYAPVIFINHGDALGARLFTLIHELCHIWIGQSGISDGNPNTHRQEEILCNAVAAEFLVPKIEFCRLWQQDVGRWEDNLPALEAHFHVSTWTLARRALTLGFISEGEYSHYIAEQKAAYRRRESSGGPTYYKTNKAQISRQFSHAVVSEALSGQMLLRDAGELLGGMQPAKIHRFAEELGI; the protein is encoded by the coding sequence ATGTCTACGGCATACATCAATACCGATATGCTGATTTGGGCGCGCAAGCGCTCCGGCGTTGGTGTGCCTGAATTTGCCCGAAAATGCGCTGTTACTGAAGAGCGTTTACAAGAATGGGAGTCTGGCCAGCGCGCCATCACATTCGCCCAAGCCATGCGCTACGCTGACAAAGCTCACGTGCCTTTTGGTTATTTGTTTCTAGCGGAACCACCGCAGGAAGAGCTGCTGATTCCGGACCTGCGAACGCTCGGCGGACAAGGCGTGCAGCGCCCCAGTGCCGAGCTGCTGGATTTGGTCAAGCTGATGCTGCAACGGCAGGAGTGGTACCGGGACTACCTGCAACAACAATTTGCTGAACCTAATCCAATGGTAGGGCGATTCTCTGCCAGTGACAGCGTTGATACCATTGTTCAGGACATGCGCGCTTTACTTGACGTACCAGAACACCCAACACGCGGTAAATGGGACGATTACTATCGCGAACTGGTCGGACGCATTGAATCCATAGGCATTATGGTGATCCGCCAAAGTAATCTACGCCACCATACACGCCCTTTAAACGTGGATGAGTTCAGAGGCTTTGCGATTGTCGACGAATACGCTCCGGTGATATTTATAAATCACGGCGATGCCCTCGGCGCTCGCCTGTTTACGCTGATCCATGAGCTTTGTCATATATGGATCGGCCAATCCGGTATCTCTGACGGTAATCCCAATACCCACCGCCAGGAAGAAATTTTGTGTAACGCGGTTGCCGCTGAATTTTTAGTGCCAAAAATCGAATTTTGTCGCCTTTGGCAACAGGATGTGGGCCGCTGGGAAGACAATCTGCCTGCACTGGAAGCCCACTTTCACGTCAGCACCTGGACACTTGCCAGAAGGGCGCTAACACTTGGGTTTATTTCCGAAGGTGAATACAGCCACTATATAGCCGAGCAAAAAGCGGCTTACCGACGGCGGGAAAGCAGTGGTGGGCCCACTTACTATAAAACTAATAAAGCACAGATCAGCCGGCAATTCTCTCACGCAGTCGTCAGCGAAGCGCTGAGCGGCCAAATGCTGTTACGCGATGCAGGCGAGCTTTTGGGCGGAATGCAGCCTGCAAAAATACATCGCTTTGCTGAGGAGCTGGGCATTTGA
- a CDS encoding restriction endonuclease subunit S has product MAILGLPKEWLQIQLGNVVPYGKAHKCILADVSDNTWVLELEDVEKESSRIVSRKTAKERPFKSAKNRFEKGNILYGKLRPYLNKVVVADSAGVCTTEIIPLDAEPFVLNRYLFHWLKTQDFLTYVNEVSYGVNMPRLGTKDGLAAPFILVPLVEQKIIADKLDTLLAQVENTKARLEHIPKILKRFRQSVLAAAVSGRLTEEWRATNCPVKIDTKKVADKLFEEGFTCGNFGRKSDRASQITNGELDLIINHIEAWPVIRVGELCACIVPNRDKPKSFSGGYHWLLTQHFKESDVHIDYNGVELGLSSQEVIDSKAKIIPEEHVVMTCVGRLGLSAIITEPCVINQQLHAFEVSYYILPEYLAYCIRANKTFYEARSTSTTISYLNKAACNSLPIPLPTVTEQTEIVRHVEQLFAYADTIEKQANNALARVNNLAQSILAKAFRGELTEQWRKDNPELISGDNSAEALLERIKAERAAIKPVKKTHKKVSS; this is encoded by the coding sequence ATGGCAATACTAGGGCTACCCAAGGAATGGCTGCAAATACAGCTTGGCAATGTCGTTCCCTATGGCAAAGCCCATAAGTGCATACTCGCAGATGTGAGCGATAACACTTGGGTTCTGGAGCTTGAGGACGTTGAAAAAGAAAGCTCTCGCATAGTCAGCCGGAAAACAGCCAAAGAGCGGCCATTCAAAAGCGCAAAAAATCGGTTTGAGAAAGGTAATATCCTCTATGGCAAACTGCGCCCCTATCTGAATAAAGTCGTCGTTGCCGATAGTGCCGGCGTTTGTACCACGGAAATTATTCCTTTGGATGCTGAGCCATTCGTACTTAATCGGTATCTATTCCATTGGCTCAAAACCCAAGATTTCCTGACTTATGTTAATGAAGTTAGTTATGGCGTAAATATGCCAAGACTGGGCACCAAAGATGGGTTGGCGGCACCATTTATACTGGTTCCCCTCGTCGAACAAAAAATTATCGCCGACAAACTCGACACCCTGCTGGCCCAAGTGGAAAACACCAAAGCCCGCCTCGAACACATCCCAAAAATCCTCAAACGCTTCCGCCAGTCCGTGCTAGCTGCGGCGGTTAGTGGGCGGTTGACGGAGGAATGGCGGGCTACGAACTGTCCAGTTAAAATTGACACCAAAAAAGTTGCAGATAAGTTATTCGAAGAAGGTTTTACATGTGGTAATTTTGGACGCAAATCAGATCGAGCATCACAGATCACAAATGGCGAGCTGGACCTCATCATTAATCACATCGAAGCATGGCCAGTTATCAGAGTGGGTGAGCTTTGTGCCTGTATAGTACCGAATCGAGATAAGCCAAAGTCGTTTAGCGGTGGCTACCATTGGTTATTAACGCAGCATTTTAAAGAAAGTGACGTTCATATTGATTATAATGGTGTTGAACTCGGACTAAGTAGCCAAGAGGTTATTGATTCCAAAGCTAAAATAATACCTGAAGAGCACGTTGTGATGACGTGTGTTGGTCGTCTTGGGCTGTCGGCTATCATAACGGAACCATGTGTTATAAATCAGCAACTTCATGCTTTCGAAGTAAGTTATTATATCCTTCCAGAATATCTTGCTTACTGCATTCGCGCGAACAAAACATTTTACGAAGCACGATCAACCTCGACAACGATTAGTTATCTTAACAAAGCAGCCTGCAACTCCTTGCCAATACCATTGCCAACAGTTACTGAACAAACAGAAATCGTCCGCCACGTAGAACAACTCTTCGCCTACGCCGACACCATCGAAAAACAAGCCAACAACGCCCTGGCGCGGGTCAACAATCTGGCCCAATCTATCCTCGCCAAAGCCTTCCGCGGCGAACTCACCGAGCAATGGCGCAAAGACAACCCCGAGCTAATCAGCGGCGACAACAGTGCAGAGGCGCTGCTGGAAAGAATCAAAGCGGAGCGGGCGGCTATTAAGCCTGTAAAAAAAACCCACAAAAAAGTATCGTCGTGA
- a CDS encoding DUF4411 family protein — MRYLLDANTYIQAKNQYYGMDICPAYWDWLDQQFQQGLVASVNMIGRELRDGKDELADWVRERPAHFISNDDEATQAAFSSIVQAVMQGDYNSGNRDIFLAKGDPWIIAKASVIGAAVVTHESAVAPNARKVKVPNICRQFGVPCVNTFQFLRELNARFVLGN; from the coding sequence TTGAGATATTTGCTGGACGCGAATACCTACATACAGGCGAAAAATCAGTACTACGGCATGGATATTTGCCCGGCATACTGGGATTGGCTGGATCAGCAGTTTCAGCAGGGCTTGGTCGCCAGCGTGAATATGATTGGACGAGAACTACGAGATGGCAAAGATGAACTTGCTGATTGGGTTCGTGAGCGACCAGCACATTTTATTAGTAATGACGATGAAGCAACCCAAGCTGCTTTTTCATCAATCGTTCAAGCTGTCATGCAGGGTGATTACAATTCTGGCAATAGGGATATCTTCCTTGCTAAGGGCGACCCGTGGATTATAGCCAAAGCCAGCGTGATTGGCGCCGCAGTGGTCACTCACGAATCTGCAGTCGCGCCGAACGCCCGAAAAGTAAAAGTACCTAATATCTGTCGCCAGTTTGGCGTTCCTTGCGTGAATACTTTTCAATTTCTACGCGAGCTGAACGCCAGGTTTGTGCTGGGCAACTAA
- a CDS encoding protein adenylyltransferase Fic has protein sequence MFWRTDLPNNQLPPLPPAEEATETLSILKACIPARAALAELKQAGELISNQSLLVNLLSLLEAKDSSEIESIVTTTDKLFQYSQEDQGADPATKEALRYRKALYEGFIHLQRRPLCSSTTTEICSTLKGVDMDVRKAPGTIIGAQATGETIYTPPVGETVIRNLLTNWENYLHSDNDTDPLVKMAISHYQFEAIHPFHDGNGRTGRIVNVLYLIEQQLLTLPILYLSRYIVQHKNDYYRLLTQVTRTGEWQEWIIFMLKGVEQVSTWTCAKIAAMRRLIAQTEDYVKQQLPKLYSHELVQTIFEQPYCRISNLVDKGIAKRQTASNYLKQLVEIGVLQEKTAGNEKLFLNPRLLQLMASDSNELQPYH, from the coding sequence ATGTTCTGGCGAACGGATCTGCCTAACAATCAGTTACCTCCTCTTCCTCCTGCCGAAGAAGCAACGGAGACTCTCAGTATCTTAAAAGCCTGCATTCCTGCCCGGGCCGCTCTGGCTGAACTTAAACAGGCCGGGGAACTTATTTCGAATCAATCGCTGCTTGTAAATCTGCTGTCACTGCTAGAAGCAAAAGACAGTTCCGAGATCGAGAGCATCGTTACCACCACCGATAAGCTGTTTCAGTATTCCCAGGAAGATCAAGGAGCCGACCCCGCCACAAAAGAGGCACTCCGATACCGAAAAGCACTTTACGAAGGCTTCATACATCTTCAACGGAGGCCCTTGTGCTCAAGCACCACTACTGAAATATGCAGCACCCTGAAAGGTGTAGACATGGATGTTCGCAAAGCACCCGGGACCATTATTGGTGCTCAGGCGACCGGTGAAACCATCTACACTCCTCCCGTTGGAGAGACCGTTATTCGCAACCTGCTCACCAACTGGGAGAACTACCTGCATTCGGACAATGACACGGATCCGCTGGTCAAAATGGCCATCAGCCATTACCAGTTCGAAGCCATTCACCCATTCCACGATGGCAATGGACGAACAGGCCGCATCGTCAATGTGCTGTACCTGATCGAACAGCAGCTACTCACACTGCCCATTCTCTACCTGAGCCGCTACATCGTTCAGCACAAAAACGATTACTATCGCCTGCTGACTCAGGTTACCCGCACCGGAGAATGGCAGGAGTGGATTATCTTCATGCTCAAGGGCGTGGAGCAGGTATCCACTTGGACCTGCGCCAAAATTGCGGCCATGCGACGGCTGATCGCCCAAACAGAGGATTACGTCAAACAGCAGTTGCCTAAGCTGTATAGCCACGAATTAGTGCAGACTATTTTCGAACAGCCCTATTGCCGCATCAGCAACCTTGTTGATAAAGGCATTGCCAAACGGCAAACGGCCTCAAATTACCTGAAACAACTCGTTGAAATTGGCGTGTTACAGGAAAAAACGGCTGGCAACGAGAAGCTGTTTCTTAACCCGCGCCTTCTGCAACTGATGGCCAGCGACAGCAACGAACTGCAGCCTTACCACTGA
- a CDS encoding ATP-binding protein, whose product MINNLSFRNFYSFADDTVIDFGLGKKPTPSGYDITVEDERYNKAIAVVGANGSGKTQFLKPLAFLRWFVSESFLGSAPEHTIPFAPHRLHSDKTSYFELEFRLKGIDYRYQLELTQKEVLSEALYEKTSSQFSYLFKRQKTEHGYNFKQKGFPFSKPQAEKLRGNASLLAAAHSYDVSEAQPFIEFFSSIESNVISSGRRPFQHGAIIEAAEKFQKAPALLEQMSIAMSKFDLGLNNVEIRKLTGHDDNGNEEQIFVPFGVHKTKNGQSFELPFFEESSGTQSAFVLLGPILKTLQHGGVAVIDELDNDLHPHLVPHLLEWFEFEHSNPHQAQLIFTCHTPEVLNLLQKHQVYLVEKRDQNSEAWRLDDVAGLRADDNLYAKYMAGALGATPEL is encoded by the coding sequence ATGATAAATAATCTGAGTTTCAGGAACTTCTATAGCTTCGCTGATGACACAGTCATAGACTTTGGTTTGGGCAAAAAGCCTACCCCGTCTGGTTATGACATAACGGTTGAAGACGAACGCTATAACAAAGCCATTGCCGTAGTTGGGGCCAACGGTTCCGGCAAAACCCAGTTTCTTAAACCACTGGCATTTCTGCGTTGGTTTGTATCTGAATCTTTTCTCGGGTCAGCCCCGGAGCACACCATCCCTTTCGCGCCGCACCGGTTGCACAGCGATAAAACCAGTTATTTTGAACTGGAATTCAGGCTAAAAGGTATCGATTACCGCTACCAACTGGAGCTGACCCAGAAAGAAGTCCTTTCGGAAGCGCTGTATGAAAAAACCAGCTCCCAGTTCAGCTATCTGTTCAAACGTCAGAAAACAGAGCATGGGTACAATTTCAAGCAGAAAGGTTTTCCTTTTTCAAAACCCCAGGCTGAAAAGCTGCGCGGTAATGCCTCACTGTTAGCTGCCGCTCATAGTTATGACGTATCCGAAGCACAACCCTTTATTGAATTTTTTAGCTCCATTGAATCGAATGTTATTAGCTCAGGGCGTCGTCCTTTTCAGCATGGCGCCATCATAGAAGCCGCTGAAAAATTTCAGAAAGCGCCCGCGCTGCTCGAACAGATGTCCATTGCCATGAGCAAGTTTGACCTGGGCCTGAACAACGTGGAAATACGAAAGCTGACAGGCCATGATGACAACGGCAATGAGGAGCAGATATTTGTTCCCTTCGGTGTGCACAAAACTAAAAATGGGCAAAGCTTTGAGCTGCCATTCTTCGAAGAGTCCAGTGGGACTCAGTCCGCCTTTGTGTTACTTGGCCCGATACTGAAAACTCTTCAGCATGGCGGAGTTGCCGTAATCGATGAGCTGGATAACGACCTACACCCACACTTGGTTCCACACCTTCTTGAGTGGTTCGAGTTTGAGCACAGCAACCCACATCAGGCACAACTCATTTTCACCTGCCACACGCCTGAAGTGCTGAACCTGCTGCAAAAACATCAGGTATATCTGGTGGAAAAGCGCGATCAGAACAGCGAAGCCTGGCGTCTGGATGACGTGGCTGGACTGCGCGCCGACGACAATCTTTACGCAAAATATATGGCAGGGGCCCTTGGCGCCACCCCGGAGCTTTGA
- a CDS encoding DUF433 domain-containing protein: MGKHHIINELESNLLGVGLYTPAEAAAYTGIPAAQIRRWLFGYTSDGKQYAGLWQPQLEGKAEHALSFHDLLEIRFVHAFRRHGVSLQAIRRASAHARELYNQPYPFTCKRFQTDGRSIFVTVLEETGDESLLDLVKKQYAFKQVINASLYRGIDYDNDKAQRWYPLSRNNRVVLDPARNFGKPVLTGSGMTVDAIVSAWHGEEQDVRRVAALYEVPVAEVEAAIQFEQRIAV, from the coding sequence GTGGGAAAACATCATATTATTAATGAGTTAGAGTCGAACCTGCTAGGTGTGGGGCTGTACACTCCTGCGGAAGCGGCGGCCTATACAGGTATTCCCGCAGCGCAAATCCGTCGTTGGCTATTCGGCTACACGTCTGATGGTAAACAATATGCGGGTCTTTGGCAGCCGCAACTTGAGGGCAAGGCGGAGCATGCATTGAGCTTTCACGACTTGTTGGAAATTCGCTTTGTGCATGCATTCCGGCGCCATGGCGTCAGTTTACAGGCCATTCGTCGGGCCTCCGCTCACGCTCGAGAACTGTACAACCAGCCTTATCCGTTTACCTGCAAGCGTTTCCAAACCGATGGTCGCAGTATTTTTGTCACCGTGCTGGAGGAAACCGGCGATGAAAGCCTTCTGGATCTGGTAAAAAAACAGTACGCCTTCAAGCAAGTTATTAATGCCTCTCTCTACCGGGGCATTGACTACGACAATGATAAAGCCCAACGCTGGTACCCCCTCAGCCGCAATAATCGTGTGGTATTGGACCCAGCCCGCAATTTCGGCAAACCTGTTCTCACTGGAAGCGGCATGACAGTCGATGCCATTGTCAGCGCTTGGCACGGTGAGGAGCAGGATGTAAGGCGTGTAGCGGCGCTTTACGAAGTGCCCGTAGCTGAAGTGGAGGCAGCCATTCAGTTTGAGCAAAGGATTGCAGTTTGA
- a CDS encoding ABC transporter permease produces the protein METLGNIWNLGVKELRSIWHDKVLLAFVLMAFTLMVYTAGSAGSMELHNAPVAVVDEDQSALAGHMIDSLQPPWFMPPDQIQYGQIDEVLDKGSHTFVLVIPDGFERDIRQGRVTSVQLNIDATRMTQAFIGSRYIEQLLTTEVAEFMRTGSAGGALPINLVTRVSFNPNLDGTWFGGVMELTNMITMISIILTGAALIREREHGTVEHLMVMPITPFEIMVAKVWANALVVMLAAALSVTLVIQQILDVPVQGSILLFMFGTLIHLFSTTAIGILIGTVARTMPQFGLLLILTILPLQMLSGGITPRESMPELVQNIMLVAPTTHFVSLAQAILYRGAGMDVVWPQMLALVGIGVVFFSVALALFRRHLAV, from the coding sequence ATGGAAACTCTCGGCAATATCTGGAATCTGGGTGTAAAAGAGCTGCGCAGTATCTGGCACGACAAAGTACTGCTGGCGTTTGTATTAATGGCGTTTACCTTGATGGTTTACACCGCAGGCTCTGCCGGTTCGATGGAACTGCATAACGCGCCGGTTGCGGTGGTGGATGAAGACCAGAGTGCATTGGCTGGCCACATGATCGATTCCCTGCAACCGCCCTGGTTTATGCCACCGGACCAGATTCAGTATGGCCAGATTGACGAGGTTCTGGACAAAGGCAGCCACACGTTCGTTCTGGTGATTCCCGACGGTTTCGAGCGCGACATCCGCCAGGGCCGGGTGACCAGCGTACAGTTGAATATCGACGCTACCCGCATGACCCAGGCGTTCATTGGTTCGCGCTACATCGAACAGTTGCTGACCACCGAAGTGGCGGAATTTATGCGAACCGGCAGCGCCGGCGGTGCCCTGCCCATTAATCTGGTAACCAGGGTGAGCTTTAATCCCAATCTGGATGGCACCTGGTTTGGCGGAGTGATGGAGCTGACCAACATGATCACTATGATCAGCATAATACTGACCGGCGCCGCGCTGATTCGCGAACGCGAACACGGCACCGTGGAACACCTGATGGTCATGCCCATAACGCCGTTCGAAATCATGGTCGCAAAAGTGTGGGCCAACGCCCTGGTTGTGATGCTGGCGGCCGCTCTCTCGGTAACTCTGGTGATTCAGCAGATACTGGATGTGCCGGTGCAGGGTTCAATACTGTTGTTTATGTTCGGCACCCTGATTCATCTGTTTTCCACCACCGCCATCGGCATTTTGATTGGCACCGTGGCTCGCACCATGCCCCAGTTCGGCCTGCTGCTGATACTCACCATACTGCCCCTGCAAATGCTTTCTGGCGGCATAACTCCGCGGGAAAGCATGCCCGAACTGGTGCAGAACATTATGCTGGTGGCGCCCACCACTCACTTTGTAAGCCTGGCGCAAGCCATACTGTATCGGGGCGCGGGAATGGATGTGGTGTGGCCGCAAATGCTGGCTTTGGTCGGGATTGGGGTGGTATTTTTCAGTGTGGCGCTGGCGCTGTTCAGGCGGCACTTGGCGGTTTGA
- the rbbA gene encoding ribosome-associated ATPase/putative transporter RbbA — translation MDRLPSGSSLVAKKAAKTVAQTSANPSEKAVVARLTSVNHQYGTRHALRDMSLDLPAGCMVGLIGPDGVGKSTLLGLVAGARQLQQGQLEVLGGDMADSHFRSQVAPCIAYMPQGLGGNLYHTLTVDENIDFFADLFGLRGKARGEQIDRLLDATGLLEFRDRPAGKLSGGMKQKLGLCCALIHNPDLLILDEPTTGVDPLSRKRFWDLIDTIRSQQAGMSVLVATAYMEEAERYDWLVAMDDGAILATGSPQELKQQTKTDNLDDAFIALLPKERQETGGDAATTASASAATDNADVPAIEAHNLTLRFGDFTAVKDVSFTIPKGEIFGFLGSNGCGKTTTMKMLTGLLTPSEGEVLLFGATLDARDLKTRQRVGYMSQSFSLYNELTVRQNLELHAKLFHLPAERIQPRMDELTQEFSLEDVMDRFAGDLPLGVRQRLSLAVAVVHSPELLILDEPTSGVDPGARNRFWQLLLRLSREDGVTIFISTHFMNEGERCDRISLMHAGEVLACDTPAALAEQAGIDNLEAAFMQTLEAVDKEPVSSNSGNVLGEDASDRPRYRRFSFQRLMAYGRRETRELLRDPIRMAFAFIGSALLMMILGYGITLDVEDLTFAVLDQDQTPQSRDYITAVSGSRYFLEQPPVATMAELEQRMKSGELSLVLAIPPGFGKNLKRGRPTEIAVWVDGAMPFRGETILGYIQGLHFSYLKDLAQRTYGSVPAFSLVTVEARYRYNQDFRSLDAMVPAVIPILLIFIPAILMALGIVREKELGSITNLYVTPVNRLEFLLGKQLPYIGFSMVSYASLVVLAIFLFDVPIKGGVLTLTFGALLFVTATTGLGQVISAFASTQIAALAATAIITILPTVQFSGMTEPVSSLDGAAAVIGQFWPATWFLQISRGVFTKGLTLVDMQHAFLVLAAFIPVLTLMSVLLLRKQGR, via the coding sequence CAGCCGGTTGCATGGTCGGGTTGATTGGCCCGGACGGTGTTGGCAAGTCTACCCTGCTGGGTTTGGTGGCAGGCGCCCGCCAGTTGCAGCAAGGCCAGCTTGAGGTGCTGGGTGGCGATATGGCCGATTCGCACTTTCGAAGCCAGGTAGCCCCGTGCATTGCTTATATGCCCCAAGGGCTTGGCGGCAACCTCTACCACACCCTGACGGTCGACGAGAACATCGACTTTTTTGCCGACCTGTTCGGCTTGCGCGGAAAGGCCCGCGGCGAGCAGATTGACCGCCTGTTAGACGCCACCGGCCTGCTGGAATTCCGTGACCGGCCCGCCGGCAAACTGTCTGGCGGCATGAAGCAGAAGCTGGGCCTGTGCTGCGCTTTGATCCACAACCCGGACCTGTTGATTCTGGACGAACCCACCACCGGCGTAGACCCGTTATCCCGCAAGCGGTTTTGGGATTTGATTGATACCATTCGCAGCCAGCAAGCGGGTATGAGCGTGTTGGTGGCCACCGCCTATATGGAAGAAGCCGAGCGCTACGACTGGCTGGTGGCCATGGATGACGGCGCCATACTAGCCACCGGTTCGCCCCAGGAATTAAAGCAACAAACCAAAACAGACAATCTGGACGACGCCTTTATTGCGCTGCTGCCAAAAGAGCGCCAGGAAACCGGTGGCGATGCTGCGACTACGGCTTCGGCGAGCGCGGCAACCGATAACGCCGACGTGCCTGCCATTGAAGCCCACAATCTCACCCTGCGCTTTGGCGACTTCACCGCGGTAAAAGACGTTAGCTTCACCATCCCGAAAGGCGAAATATTTGGTTTTTTAGGCTCTAACGGCTGTGGCAAAACCACCACCATGAAAATGCTCACCGGGCTGCTAACGCCGTCCGAAGGCGAGGTGTTGCTGTTTGGCGCCACTCTGGATGCCAGAGACCTGAAAACCCGCCAGCGTGTGGGCTACATGTCGCAGTCTTTCTCGCTGTACAACGAGCTGACCGTGCGCCAGAACCTGGAGCTGCACGCCAAGCTATTTCACCTGCCAGCCGAACGCATTCAGCCCAGAATGGATGAATTGACCCAAGAATTTAGTTTAGAAGACGTTATGGACCGGTTTGCTGGTGACTTGCCCCTGGGCGTGCGCCAGCGGTTGTCGCTGGCAGTAGCCGTGGTGCATTCGCCGGAACTGCTAATTTTAGACGAGCCAACCTCCGGGGTAGACCCCGGCGCCCGCAACCGCTTTTGGCAGTTGCTGCTGCGCTTGTCCCGTGAAGACGGTGTGACTATTTTTATTTCCACCCACTTTATGAACGAGGGTGAGCGCTGCGACCGAATTTCACTGATGCACGCTGGCGAAGTACTGGCCTGCGACACCCCGGCCGCACTGGCAGAGCAAGCCGGGATAGACAATCTGGAAGCCGCGTTCATGCAAACTCTTGAAGCGGTGGACAAGGAACCCGTAAGCAGCAATAGTGGAAATGTGCTGGGCGAAGACGCTAGCGACCGGCCGCGCTATCGCCGTTTCAGTTTTCAGCGCCTGATGGCCTATGGCCGCCGCGAAACCCGCGAGCTGCTGCGTGACCCTATCCGCATGGCGTTTGCGTTCATTGGATCGGCCTTGCTGATGATGATTCTGGGTTACGGCATTACCCTAGACGTGGAAGATCTGACCTTCGCGGTGCTGGACCAAGACCAGACTCCGCAAAGCCGCGATTACATCACCGCCGTATCGGGTTCTCGCTACTTCTTAGAGCAACCACCGGTGGCCACCATGGCCGAGCTGGAACAGCGGATGAAATCTGGCGAACTCAGCCTGGTTCTGGCGATACCGCCGGGCTTTGGTAAAAACCTGAAACGCGGCCGGCCTACCGAAATCGCCGTGTGGGTAGACGGCGCCATGCCTTTTCGCGGTGAGACTATACTGGGGTATATACAGGGCCTTCATTTCAGCTATCTGAAAGATCTGGCCCAGCGCACCTACGGCAGTGTGCCGGCTTTTAGCCTGGTGACCGTTGAAGCCCGCTACCGCTATAACCAGGACTTCCGCAGCCTGGACGCCATGGTGCCGGCGGTAATCCCTATATTGCTGATTTTCATACCGGCCATTCTAATGGCGCTGGGCATAGTGCGGGAAAAAGAACTGGGTTCTATTACCAACCTGTATGTAACCCCGGTGAATCGGCTCGAATTTCTGCTCGGCAAACAACTGCCCTATATCGGCTTTAGCATGGTCAGCTACGCCAGCCTGGTGGTGCTGGCGATCTTTCTGTTTGACGTGCCCATCAAAGGCGGCGTGCTTACCCTGACTTTTGGTGCACTGTTGTTTGTCACCGCCACCACCGGCCTGGGCCAGGTGATTTCGGCGTTTGCGTCTACCCAGATTGCCGCGCTGGCGGCCACCGCGATCATCACCATACTGCCCACAGTGCAGTTCTCTGGCATGACCGAGCCGGTGTCTTCTCTAGACGGCGCCGCTGCAGTCATTGGCCAGTTCTGGCCGGCCACCTGGTTCCTGCAGATCAGTCGCGGCGTGTTTACCAAGGGCCTGACCCTGGTTGATATGCAACACGCTTTCCTGGTGCTGGCGGCGTTCATCCCGGTGCTTACCCTGATGTCCGTGCTGTTACTTCGTAAACAGGGGCGCTGA